The Microterricola viridarii nucleotide sequence GGCTGGACGCTCCGGAGCGCGACGGCGTGCCGGACGGCGCACAGTGAGCACACCATCGCGATCACCGGCGACGGGGCCCAGATTCTCACCCTCCCGTCGCAGCCGCACTCGTGATGCCCGGATCGCGCCGGCACCCCCTGCCGGGATCGGGCGCCGGCTCGTAGACTCTGGCCATGACCAGCGATGACGTCTACACCGCGATCCTCTACGGCGACGAGCTCGGGGCCGTGGGGTACGACATCCGCGTGCACTACCTTCCCGGCGACACTCCCCATGAGGAGCTGACGCATGCGGGGTTCACCTACCAGCTCATCGGCAGCACGGAGGGCGCGGACGACTCCTTCGACTACGGCCACCCGGTGCCCGCCGACTAGGCACTCGGCCACGCCCAGCTAGCGGTGAGCGCGCTCCCAGCGCCCCGGCGTACCGTATGGGCGTGAAGGTGCAGGGTCAGGCCGAGCCCTCGGCCGGCGCGGCCGTGGGGCGCCGCGCCCGGGGAGCGTTGCGCCGCGTGCCCGTCTGGGCGTGGCGGCTGCTGATGCGCGCCGTCAGCCCGGGCGAGCGGCGCCGATTCAACGTCGAACCGGTCAGCGGCGTCAGCTACTGGTTCGACATCGACTTCGTCGGCGACGGCATCCGCTCGCACCGGCTCGACGTCATGGCGCCGGCGAACACCGGCGGCCCGGTGAGCCCGCTGCCCGTCTACGTGTACTTCCACGGCGGCGGCTGGACCTCGGGCGACAAGGCGTCGCTCACGAAGTACTGCGCCACCCAGGCGGCCGACGGGGTGGTCGTGGTGAACGTCAACTACCGGATGGCGCCGCACTTCCACCTCGGCCATGTGTTGGAGGATGCCAACGCGGCGCTGGCCTGGGTGAACTCCACCATCGGCGACTTCAACGGCGACGGGCAGCGCTGCGTGCTGGGCGGGGATTCGGCCGGCGGACAGATCGCGGCCCTGATGACCGCGGCCACGTTCCAGCCCGAGCTCGCCGAGCACTACTCCCTCGACCCGGCGCTCCGCCTCCCCCAGCTGCGCGGCCTGGTGCAGCACTGCAGCATCGTCGACTTCTCGGTGTTCTTCGACAAGGGCTTCGTGATGAGCCTGAACTTCATCCGGATGCTGCTGCCGCACGGCGACGGCCGCACGGCGTCCGAGCGGCACCGGCTGCGCGAGGCCGCCCACTACATGTCGCCCATCGAGTGGCTGGACTCCCGCTGCCCGCCCGTGTTCATCACCACCTCGGAGCGCGACTTCTTCTACGCCTCCAACATGAACCTGATCGCCCGGCTGAAGGAGCACGGGGTTCCCGTGGACTCGCTGGTCTATGGCTGGGACAATCCGAATACGGAGCACACCTGGCAGCAGAATTATCGCTACCCGGAGTCACAGGAGGTGTACCGCCGCCTAAGCTCCTTCATAACGACGGTGGCGGCATAGCCAGAGCGTTCCGGGCTCGCCGCCCTGCGATGCGGAGGTGGGCGATGGGCGAGCAGGCGACGGATCCCGCGGCCGCGGCCGACGCCCAGCTGCCCGACATCGACTGGGCGCGGCTGCCGGACGGGGTGCGCGCGAGCACGTTCGCGGCCCCGAGCGGCTCACTCGCCCTGATCTCCTGCGGCGACCCGGACGCCCCACCCGTGCTCCTGGTTCCGGGCGCCACTGGCTCCAAGGAAGACTTCCAGCTGATGCTGCCGGTGCTGGCCGCGGCCGGCTACCACGCGCTGAGCTTCGACCTCGCCGGGCAGTACGAGTCGGCCGCCGCCGGTCCGGAGCACCTCTCGCCGCCGCGCGAGCACTACGACTACGAGCTGTTCGTCGACGACCTGCTCGCCCTGTTGGCGGATGTGGGCCGGGCGGCGCACGTCGTCGGCTACTCCTTCGCCGGCATCGTCGCCGGGCTCGCCTACGCTCGGGAGCCCGCCCGCTTCGCCAGCCTGACCCTGCTCAGCTGCCCGCCCCTGGCCGGGCAGAGCTTTCGCGGCGTCAGCCGGATCGGGCCGGTCACCGGCCTGGCCACCGGCAACATCGGGGCGGCGCTCATGATCTGGGGCATCCGGCGCAACCTGGTGCCCGTGCCGCCCGGCAGGCTGCGCTTCGTCCGGGCTCGCTTCGCCCTCACCCGGCGGCAGTCGGTGAGCGACATCGTGTCGCTGATGAAGCGCACCCCCGACCTCGGCCCGATCCTGCGCGAGGCGCCGCTGCCGAAGCTCGTGGCCGTCGGCGAGCACGACCTCTGGCCGACGGAGCTGCACGCCGAGTTCGCACGCTCCCTGGACGCCGAGCTCGCCGTCTACCCGGCCGGGCACAGCCCGTGCGAGACCTCGCCGCACCAGCTCTGCCGCGACCTGCTGCGCCTGTTCGCCGCGGCCGGGCGCTAGCCGTCCCGGGCTGCTTGCCCGCGCCCACCCGCCTGCCCGTCTGACCGCCGGCCCGCCTGTTACGGCCGGTGGCTGCGCTCCCACTGCTTGCGCTCCCGCAGCCGGCTCCAGGGGCGCTCCCGGCGGAACTCGTGCGCGAGCGTGGTCCACGCCTTGCCGAGCCGCAGCCCGAGGGCCCCCCACGACTCGAACGGGCGGGCGGAGACCGGCATCCGCATGGCGGGGTCCACGCGCACCGACATGTCCGGCCGCACCAGGTAGGAGACGTCGAGGTCGTCGTGGATGCGGGGCTCGTCCCGCACGACCGCCGGGCCGATCCGCTCCCACACGGCGGCGGTCATCGCGTAGTTCGAGCCGAACACCGGTGGGTGCCCGAGCATCGGCCCGACCACGTGGAAGTAGCCGCCCAGGTAGAGCACCCGTCCCGCCCAGCGCACGAGCGCCGTCCCGCCGTAGAAGTCGCCCGGCCCGGTGACGAGCGCGAGGTCGCCGGCGTCGCCGAGCGCCGCCTCCACCCGGGCGAGCCAGTCCGGGCCGGGCCTCGAGTCCGCGTCCAGCCGGGCCAGGATGCCGGCGCGCGCGGCGTCGAAGCCGACCGCCGAGGCGCCGCCGACGCCCGGCGCGGCCCAATAGATGCGCCGCACCCCGGCTGCCGCGCAGACCGCCGCCGTGTCGTCGCTGCTGGCGTTGTCGACGACGATGATCTCATCGGCCGGCCGGGTCTGGGCGGCGAGGCGGGCCAGGCAGACGGCGAGAAGCTGGGCGTCGTTGCGCGCCGGAATGACGACTGCGATCGTGATCGCGGTCGGATGTGCAGGCTGAGGCTCCCCGTCGGTGCCCATCGGCACACAGTACAACAGCGCCGGTCGCCCAGTCACGATTCAGCGTCGGAACGGGCGCGGCGGCATCCGCCCTGTTTGACTGGCCGCATGAACGAGCTCATCGCGCGGCTCTCCTGTGCGGCCCCAGCCACCGAGTGCGCAGACACCCACCCGGGCGCGCTGGGGCAGCTCGACCTGCTCACCGGTTTGTTGCAGCTGGGCGCCCTGGTGGCGATCGCACTCGTGGTCGTGTTCGTGGTTCGCGCGCACGGCGCCGCCTACCGGCGACGGCGCTGAGGCCGCCGCCGGGTTAGCAGCGCGGGTCGGCCCCGGGCACCGTGCCGGCGATGAGGTAGTCGTCGACGGTGTTGGCGATGCAGGAGTTCGACTTGTTATAGGCGGTGTGGCCCTCGCCCTGGTAGGTGACGAGCACGCCGCTGTCGAGCTGGTCGGCCAGGGCCTCGGCCCAGACGTATGGGGTGGCGGGGTCGTTCGTTGTGCCGATCACCATGATCGGCGGGGCGCCCTCGGCGTGAATCGGGCCGCGCTCGCCCTGGAAGGCGTAGGGCCAGTTGGCGCAGCCGATGTCGCCGTAGGACATGTAGGCGCCGATCACGGGGGCGGCCGCCGCGATCTCCGCGGCCTGCTCGCGCATCGAGGCGGGGTCGGCGTTGTAGCTGTAGTCCATGCAGTTGATGGCCATGAACGCCTCGGTGGAGTTGTCCGAGTAACTGCCGTCGGGGTTGCGGCCGTTGTAGCCGTCGGCGAACTGGAACGCCAACTGCGCGTCGCCCTGCATGACGCTCTCGAGCATGTCGCTGAGCATGCCCCACGCGTTGGCGTCGTAGAGCGGGTAGATGATGGCAGTGAGGAGGGCGTTGGAGCCGAGCTCGCGGCCGTCCTCGGCCCGGATCGGGCTGGCGTCGACGGACTGCAGCAGCGCGCCGATCGTGGCCATGCCCTGGTCGACGGTGCCCTCGAACGGGCAGGAGGTGCCCGACAAGCAGTCCTTGAGGTAGGCGCGCAGCGCGTTCTCGAAGCCGACGGCCTGCACCTTGGTCACCTCGAAGTTGCTCGCGGCGGGGTCGAGCGCGCCGTCGAGAACCAGGCGGCCGACCTTGCCGGGGAACAGCTCCGCATAGACGGCGCCGAGGAAGGTGCCGTAGGAGTAGCCCAGGTAGTACAGCTCGCTGTCGCCGAGCACGGCGCGCAGCAGGTCGAGGTCGCGGGCGGCGCTCTCCGTGTCGACGTGCTCGAGCAGCGGCCCGGTCTC carries:
- a CDS encoding alpha/beta hydrolase, whose amino-acid sequence is MTTATGPTPTTTPRRRARRLGAALAGVLAVTLALTGCVTAFLPEPPPATSTPTGEDVDASLAPFYGQTVQWSNCGGGMQCADVNAPLDWADPASGSIKLAIVRQNASGDKIGSLFVNPGGPGASGFDFVKDSVNYATDQRLQERFDVVGFDPRGVGRSTAVTCYDAAGMDAYLYDVSTTKRGTDAWIAEMTTSARDFGEACADETGPLLEHVDTESAARDLDLLRAVLGDSELYYLGYSYGTFLGAVYAELFPGKVGRLVLDGALDPAASNFEVTKVQAVGFENALRAYLKDCLSGTSCPFEGTVDQGMATIGALLQSVDASPIRAEDGRELGSNALLTAIIYPLYDANAWGMLSDMLESVMQGDAQLAFQFADGYNGRNPDGSYSDNSTEAFMAINCMDYSYNADPASMREQAAEIAAAAPVIGAYMSYGDIGCANWPYAFQGERGPIHAEGAPPIMVIGTTNDPATPYVWAEALADQLDSGVLVTYQGEGHTAYNKSNSCIANTVDDYLIAGTVPGADPRC
- a CDS encoding alpha/beta fold hydrolase, giving the protein MGEQATDPAAAADAQLPDIDWARLPDGVRASTFAAPSGSLALISCGDPDAPPVLLVPGATGSKEDFQLMLPVLAAAGYHALSFDLAGQYESAAAGPEHLSPPREHYDYELFVDDLLALLADVGRAAHVVGYSFAGIVAGLAYAREPARFASLTLLSCPPLAGQSFRGVSRIGPVTGLATGNIGAALMIWGIRRNLVPVPPGRLRFVRARFALTRRQSVSDIVSLMKRTPDLGPILREAPLPKLVAVGEHDLWPTELHAEFARSLDAELAVYPAGHSPCETSPHQLCRDLLRLFAAAGR
- a CDS encoding alpha/beta hydrolase, whose amino-acid sequence is MKVQGQAEPSAGAAVGRRARGALRRVPVWAWRLLMRAVSPGERRRFNVEPVSGVSYWFDIDFVGDGIRSHRLDVMAPANTGGPVSPLPVYVYFHGGGWTSGDKASLTKYCATQAADGVVVVNVNYRMAPHFHLGHVLEDANAALAWVNSTIGDFNGDGQRCVLGGDSAGGQIAALMTAATFQPELAEHYSLDPALRLPQLRGLVQHCSIVDFSVFFDKGFVMSLNFIRMLLPHGDGRTASERHRLREAAHYMSPIEWLDSRCPPVFITTSERDFFYASNMNLIARLKEHGVPVDSLVYGWDNPNTEHTWQQNYRYPESQEVYRRLSSFITTVAA
- a CDS encoding glycosyltransferase family 2 protein, giving the protein MGTDGEPQPAHPTAITIAVVIPARNDAQLLAVCLARLAAQTRPADEIIVVDNASSDDTAAVCAAAGVRRIYWAAPGVGGASAVGFDAARAGILARLDADSRPGPDWLARVEAALGDAGDLALVTGPGDFYGGTALVRWAGRVLYLGGYFHVVGPMLGHPPVFGSNYAMTAAVWERIGPAVVRDEPRIHDDLDVSYLVRPDMSVRVDPAMRMPVSARPFESWGALGLRLGKAWTTLAHEFRRERPWSRLRERKQWERSHRP